accaagcatggcgtttatcacactcggcagcgagatgtcttcaccgactaaggccgccagggacaggcgctgaggtccccaagcggcacactcaatcagggtgtgacgcgccgtgtccgatggcgcgccgcactcgtggcaggagggagcgatttgggctaaggcctcctgtccctttttgaggagaaggtttggagcttattccagcacgctgctccaatgcgggttggtggaatacacatgtggcagaatttcagtgaaatcaaacacatacaggtttccttttttttttttttttttaatagaataggaaggtggacgagcatatgggccacctgatggtaagtggtcaccaaacgccccttagacattggcattgtaagaaatgtcaaccatcgcttatagccaatgcgccaccaaccttgggaactaagattttatgtcccttgtgcctgtaattacactggctcactcacccttcaaaccggaacacaacaatatcaagtattgctgttttgcggtagaatatctgatgagtgggtggtacctacccagacgagcttgcacaaagccctaccaccagtaggacATTtcatttcctcacgatgtttgccttcaccgtaaaatacgagatgaattataatcacaaatcatgcacatgaaaattcagtggcgcttgcccggctCTGAACCCACGATAaaaggttaagattcacgtggcCTATACTACTGGGCCTTACTTTGAGTGGAAAATTCAACTTTCAAGCCATGTCACGTGGTACTCTAAACGAACTATCTCACTTTATGATCTATTACCATCATCATTCCTGTGGcagtttattcaaataatacttaagattttattaaaaaaagatcttATGAAAAATCTAGGAagtatgcaaataaaattttatacgcattaattttatatttttaatatcataacatttaaatatgtcTCGCTCTGATGGAATAGATAAatgttcatattaatttattaaaccaattatattttgtataaagctAATAAGCAACAATTTGTGGTGgtgaactttgtgcaagcccgtataAGTATCATTACCCATTCatctttaaaaatagttaagtgTTCGACTCCCGGGAATTTTTCGATATTCTTTGTATGGAAAAATAAAACTTCCActcacaatttaaaaattaagtctATATATCCTCAAATGTAAAATTCATCATGTACTCGACCATACAAgagatttttaagtttaatttaagctTGTTTCACTTGTTTcagatataaatatcaaaatttcatCGTTCATTCAAAAATACCGACAGAAAACTCGTAGAAAGCAAAAATTAACGAAGCTGTTCGAACATGACGCGAAGAAGATGCCTCGGTGCATATCCCTGCGCTTGCGCCTCCTGACGTCATTAAGACAATTACTATCGATAAGATCACTGCTAATTATAACATGTATTAGTTTTACGATATCTTTTATTTGGATCCAGTTGGTAGAAaaggataatttaattattgataatgaAAGTTTAGTTAACGAAGCACTCGAAAATGTCGCCCGCGACCATAGATACGCAGAAGTATACAGGAAAGTGGACAGATTGCAAAAAGATGTTAAATACATACTCCTTTGGACGCCACATAACTTTGCACCGTTTTATTATTTCGGTGACGGTCAAAGAGCGTTTATCGATAAAAACTGTTCAAATATAAACTGCTACGTCACGAGCGATCGAAATTTTTTCCATGGAGACACATCAAAGTTTGATGCAATAGCTTTTAATGGGCGAAATATCGATACTCTTACTAAATCACAATTACCAAAGGTCCGTTCACAACgtcaaaaatttatatactttaacatGGAATCAGCTGATAATTACCCCGTTTGCGATGATATGTTTGATGGCTTCTTCAATTGGACTTCGACATACAGATTAGATTCAGATATACCATACCCTTACATTCAAATAAGAAATTCTAACGGAGAAATTGTTGGCCCACGAGAAAAAATGAACTGGGTTAGGAGCAATACCTTAAATGATGAAtacttacaaacaaaattacaaaacaagagcAAGGCTGTTGCTTGGTTTGTGTCACACTGCTCAAGTAGAAGTGGTAGAAGAGAATATGCTAATCAGTTAAGAAGAGCGCTGCGCGCTCATGGCTTGACGCTTGATATATACGGAGCATGTGGACCACTAAAATGTCCACGAAATCGGAAGAACAGTTGCGATTCCATCTTAGAAagtgattattttttctatctttCGTTTGAAAATTCGTTAGCGAAGGATTATGTAACGGAGAAACTTCTAACAGCATTGCAGCACGATTCGGTTCCTATTGTTCTTGGTGGTGCTGATTACTCAAGGTAAGCTCGTCTTCACTATGACAGTTTAGGCAgtctatttcattttaaaaaatatatcgtaaattTCCTTAAAGTAGGATGTATGAAGGATTTCATACAAAACGCGATGAATGCACGCAGATACGTGATTGTTAGCTTCACCGCTGCATACGATATTATTTAAGAACACAAATAACAATTCATTATACTAATACttcattatattactttaactacattaagttaaaaaatcatTCTCAAGGAGTCATAATTTTGTATCACTATCACAACATTTGTCTTGCGGTCtcattatttgtgtatttaaaaaaaaatgtttaacataataatatattataaattaaataaattataataattatattaccaaTCATGTAATTATTACTATTGTCTTAGTAATTAATTGTTCCTTGTAAGTGAAACAAGTTGAAGCCTTTGTTGGTGGtactaaacatataaataacaagttttatCTATTTTACACCTTAAACTAAATCATCGGATGTCCGGGTTTAGGGATCAGCGTGTGTTGTGACATATAGGCCTCTTCCAGCTGTtttcatttatctttatttttagaatatctTGACCAGATTTTccttccaattttttttaatatctctgtCCGCTTTCCTTTTGGTTCCATTTCATGTTATATTTTGTGTACATTTCATCCTGTTTGTCATGTGTCATGTCCTccatttcaacttttttttgtaaacttatgatcatttaaatgtgttttgttGGTTGTATTGATTTAATACATGTGAATTTCTTTTACAGATTTCTTCCACCTGGATCTTATTTAAACGCTCGTAGTACAACACCTACTGCCTTGGCAAATATGATAGCTAAGCTTATGTTGAGCAAAGAATACTATCAATTCTTCTTATGGAAGTCTTCCTACACATACTATGATCCGACCGAAACAAATAACGTCTGCGCCGTTTGTGCAGCACTTCACAATAAGGAAATGTTTGAAACACCAAGTGTTTATAGGAAGTTAAGAAGATGGTGGCATCCAAATTATGATGATAGATGCTACacgtgatatattttatacattctataataatttatagattatagTGTATATACCATCACTGCCAAATCTTTAGGATAAGTTCCTGTTTTAAGTAATTCTTTacttagggctttgtgcaagtccgtctggataggtactatccactcatcagatattttatcgtCAGTGTTCCGATTTGAACGGCGACTGAACAAGTTttactacatgcacaagggacatgatatcttatttcccaaggttggtgacgcattggcttaatttgtgtttataattcatcttgtgcttaacggtgaaggaaaacatcgtgaggaaacctgcatgtgtctaatttcattgaaattctgccacatgtgtattctaccaacccgcattggagcagcgtggtggaataagctccaaaccttctcctcaaaagggagaggaggccttagcccagcagtgggacattaacaggctgttactgtactgtactgtattagcaaatcgcatggaatatttaaatgtaaggtttgtttatgtttactcctttgattggaataggctatactaatattataaatacgaagttCTCATTTTTGTTTAACACAACAATGGAGCAAGCAATCGATTTGATGTATTGCATAGTGATACTTTATAAGTCGGATAGATTTTATTCCGAAAAATATCATgggtataaaaaaaactaaattcatGAGTCCAATTTTTTGGTCAGTTTTAAAGCTTAATCTTAAagacttatttttttcattacttatattaagtgtacttaaattattaagacGTAGCACtagtttgtaaataattattttgtgtgtgtgtgtgtgtgtgttttttaaagTGGTGAGTCGATTAGTGACAATGGGTGCTAAAAATgaatagatttatat
This Nymphalis io chromosome 21, ilAglIoxx1.1, whole genome shotgun sequence DNA region includes the following protein-coding sequences:
- the LOC126776824 gene encoding alpha-(1,3)-fucosyltransferase C-like isoform X5, which gives rise to MNLFIDINIKISSFIQKYRQKTRRKQKLTKLFEHDAKKMPRCISLRLRLLTSLRQLLSIRSLLIITCISFTISFIWIQLVEKDNLIIDNESLVNEALENVARDHRYAEVYRKVDRLQKDVKYILLWTPHNFAPFYYFGDGQRAFIDKNCSNINCYVTSDRNFFHGDTSKFDAIAFNGRNIDTLTKSQLPKVRSQRQKFIYFNMESADNYPVCDDMFDGFFNWTSTYRLDSDIPYPYIQIRNSNGEIVGPREKMNWVRSNTLNDEYLQTKLQNKSKAVAWFVSHCSSRSGRREYANQLRRALRAHGLTLDIYGACGPLKCPRNRKNSCDSILESDYFFYLSFENSLAKDYVTEKLLTALQHDSVPIVLGGADYSRFLPPGSYLNARSTTPTALANMIAKLMLSKEYYQFFLWKSSYTYYDPTETNNVCAVCAALHNKEMFETPSVYRKLRRWWHPNYDDRCYT
- the LOC126776824 gene encoding alpha-(1,3)-fucosyltransferase C-like isoform X1, with protein sequence MTALCIDINIKISSFIQKYRQKTRRKQKLTKLFEHDAKKMPRCISLRLRLLTSLRQLLSIRSLLIITCISFTISFIWIQLVEKDNLIIDNESLVNEALENVARDHRYAEVYRKVDRLQKDVKYILLWTPHNFAPFYYFGDGQRAFIDKNCSNINCYVTSDRNFFHGDTSKFDAIAFNGRNIDTLTKSQLPKVRSQRQKFIYFNMESADNYPVCDDMFDGFFNWTSTYRLDSDIPYPYIQIRNSNGEIVGPREKMNWVRSNTLNDEYLQTKLQNKSKAVAWFVSHCSSRSGRREYANQLRRALRAHGLTLDIYGACGPLKCPRNRKNSCDSILESDYFFYLSFENSLAKDYVTEKLLTALQHDSVPIVLGGADYSRFLPPGSYLNARSTTPTALANMIAKLMLSKEYYQFFLWKSSYTYYDPTETNNVCAVCAALHNKEMFETPSVYRKLRRWWHPNYDDRCYT
- the LOC126776824 gene encoding alpha-(1,3)-fucosyltransferase C-like isoform X7: MPRCISLRLRLLTSLRQLLSIRSLLIITCISFTISFIWIQLVEKDNLIIDNESLVNEALENVARDHRYAEVYRKVDRLQKDVKYILLWTPHNFAPFYYFGDGQRAFIDKNCSNINCYVTSDRNFFHGDTSKFDAIAFNGRNIDTLTKSQLPKVRSQRQKFIYFNMESADNYPVCDDMFDGFFNWTSTYRLDSDIPYPYIQIRNSNGEIVGPREKMNWVRSNTLNDEYLQTKLQNKSKAVAWFVSHCSSRSGRREYANQLRRALRAHGLTLDIYGACGPLKCPRNRKNSCDSILESDYFFYLSFENSLAKDYVTEKLLTALQHDSVPIVLGGADYSRFLPPGSYLNARSTTPTALANMIAKLMLSKEYYQFFLWKSSYTYYDPTETNNVCAVCAALHNKEMFETPSVYRKLRRWWHPNYDDRCYT